A section of the Saccopteryx leptura isolate mSacLep1 chromosome 4, mSacLep1_pri_phased_curated, whole genome shotgun sequence genome encodes:
- the GUSB gene encoding beta-glucuronidase, which translates to MARGLLGRWTLLVPLLWGCGLALPGGMLYPQESASRERKALDGIWSFRADFSDNRQEGFEQQWYRTPLRETGPTLNMPVPSSFNDVGQDERLRSFIGWVWYEREVALPQRWTQDLGTRVVLRIGSAHYYAIVWVNGVHVIDHEGGHLPFEADISKLVQTGPLTSCRITIAINNTLTPHTLPPGTIDYMTDTSKYPKGFFVQEINFDFFNYGGLHRSVFLYTTPTTFIDDISVTTGVDQDTGLVDYHIFIQGTEHFHVEVYLVNKEGEIVARETGDQGQLQVPNAHLWWPYLMHEHPAYLYSLEVRLTVETGAGPVSDFYTLPVGIRTVTVTKNQFRINGKPFYFHGVNKHEDADIRGRGFDWAVMMKDFNLLLWLGANSFRTSHYPYAEEMMQLCDQYGIVVIDESPGAGIKLPQSFSNVSLQHHLEVMEELVRRDKNHPSVVMWSLANEPSSFLKPAGYYFKMLAAHTKALDPSRPVTFVTNTKYDVDLGAQYVDVICVNSYYSWYHDCGHLEVIQPQLKTQFEDWYRTYEKPIIQSEYGAGAIVGLHHDPPLMYSEEYQNRLLEEYHLVLDQKRKEYVVGELIWHFADFMTDQTPLRILGNKKGIFTRERQPKSAAYFLRKRYWRIANETYQPAVSSVPRY; encoded by the exons ATGGCTCGGGGTTTGCTGGGGCGCTGGACCCTGCTCGTCCCGCTTCTCTGGGGCTGCGGCCTGGCGCTGCCGGGCGGGATGCTGTACCCCCAGGAGAGCGCGTCCCGGGAGCGCAAGGCGCTGGACGGCATCTGGAGCTTCCGCGCCGACTTTTCCGACAATCGGCAGGAGGGCTTCGAGCAGCAGTGGTACCGAACGCCGCTGCGGGAG ACGGGTCCCACCCTGAACATGCCTGTTCCCTCCAGCTTCAATGACGTGGGTCAAGATGAGCGGCTGCGTAGCTTTATCGGCTGGGTGTGGTATGAACGGGAGGTGGCCCTGCCCCAGCGATGGACTCAGGACCTGGGCACGAGAGTGGTGCTGAGGATTGGCAGTGCCCACTactatgccattgtg TGGGTGAATGGGGTCCATGTGATAGACCATGAGGGGGGCCATCTTCCATTCGAGGCTGACATCAGCAAGCTGGTCCAGACTGGGCCCCTGACCTCCTGCCGAATTACCATTGCCATCAACAATACACTTACCCCCCACACCCTGCCGCCGGGAACCATCGACTATATGACGGATACCTCCAA GTACCCCAAGGGTTTCTTTGTCCAGGAAATCAACTTTGACTTCTTCAACTACGGGGGTCTGCACAGGTCTGTGTTCCTCTACACCACGCCCACCACCTTCATTGATGACATCAGCGTCACCACTGGTGTGGACCAAGACACTG GGCTAGTGGATTACCATATTTTCATCCAGGGCACTGAACACTTCCATGTGGAAGTGTATCTTGTGAATAAGGAAGGCGAAATCGTGGCCCGGGAGACTGGTGACCAGGGCCAGCTGCAGGTGCCCAATGCCCACCTCTGGTGGCCATACCTGATGCACGAGCACCCTGCCTACTTGTACTCATTGGAG GTGAGACTGACCGTAGAGACGGGAGCTGGGCCGGTGTCCGATTTCTACACTCTCCCTGTGGGGATTCGCACTGTGACTGTCACAAAGAACCAGTTCCGCATTAATGGGAAACCTTTCTATTTCCATGGGGTCAACAAACATGAGGATGCAGAC ATCCGAGGGCGGGGCTTTGACTGGGCAGTGATGATGAAGGACTTCAACTTGCTTCTCTGGCTTGGTGCCAACTCCTTCCGCACCAGCCACTACCCCTACGCGGAGGAGATGATGCAGCTCTGTGACCAGTACGGGATCGTGGTCATCGATGAGAGCCCTGGCGCGGGCATCAAGCTGCC CCAGAGCTTCAGCAACGTGTCTCTGCAGCACCACCTGGAGGTGATGGAGGAGCTGGTGCGTAGAGACAAGAATCACCCCTCCGTTGTGATGTGGTCTCTGGCCAATGAGCCCTCTTCCTTCTTGAAACCCGCAGGTTACTACTTCAA GATGCTGGCTGCCCACACCAAAGCCTTGGACCCTTCCCGGCCTGTGACCTTTGTGACCAACACCAAGTATGATGTAGACCTGGGG GCGCAGTATGTGGATGTCATCTGTGTGAATAGTTACTACTCCTGGTATCATGACTGTGGGCACTTGGAGGTGATTCAGCCGCAGCTGAAAACCCAGTTTGAGGACTGGTATAGGACCTATGAGAAGCCGATCATTCAGAGCGAGTACGGAGCCGGCGCCATAGTAGGACTTCACCAC GATCCACCTCTGATGTACAGTGAAGAGTACCAGAATAGGTTGCTCGAGGAGTATCACTTGGTTCTGGATCAAAAACGCAAAGAATACGTGGTTGGAGAGCTCATCTGGCATTTTGCTGACTTTATGACTGACCAGA CGCCGCTGAGAATATTAGGGAATAAAAAGGGGATCTTCACTCGCGAGAGACAACCAAAGAGTGCAGCGTACTTTCTGCGAAAACGATACTGGAGAATAGCCAATGAAACCTACCAGCCAGCTGTGAGTTCAGTACCTCGTTACTGA